The genomic region CGATCGAGCCGGCCGCGGAGCCTCGGCCCGGGCCGACCGCGATGCCCTGGTTCTTGGCCCACATGATGAAGTCGGCGACCACGAGGAAGTAGCCGGGGAAGCCCATCGAGATGATCGTGTCCATCTCGTACTCGGCCTGCTTCATCCGGTCGTCCGGAATGCCTCCCGGGTAGCGGCGGTGCATGCCGCGCATGGTCTCCTCGCGGAACCAGGTGACCTCGGTGTAGCCGTCCGGGATGTCGAACTTCGGCATCAGGTTCCGGAACTTGAACATGCCCTCGGTGTCGATCTGGTCCGCGACCAGCCGCGTGTTGGCGCAGCCCTCCTGCCAGGCGTCCGAGGAGTCGATGGCGTACATCTCGTCCGTGGACTTCAGGTAGTAGCCGGTTCCGTCGAAGCGGAAGCGGTCCGGGTCCGAGAGGTTCTTGCCGGTCTGGATGCAGAGCAGGGCGTCGTGGGCGCCGGCCTCGCTCGCGTACGTGTAGTGCGAGTCGTTCGTCACGAGCGGCGGGATGCCGAGCTTCTTGCCGATCTCCAGCAGCCCGTCGCGGACCCGGCGCTCGATCTCGATGCCGTGGTCCATCAGCTCCAGGAAGTAGCGCCCCTCGCCGAAGATGTCCTTGTAGTCGGAGGCGGCCTGCACGGCCTCGTCGAACTGGCCGAGCCGCAGCCTGGTCTGCACCTCGCCGGACGGGCAGCCGGTGGAGGCGATCAGGCCCTCGGACCACTTGGAGATGGTCTCCTTGTCCATCCGCGGCCACTTCGTGAGCCAGCCCTCGGCGTAGGCGTCGGAGGACAGCCGGAAGATGTTGTGCAGACCGGTGGCGTTCGACGCCCAGATCGTCTTGTGGGTGTAACCGCCGGAACCGGAGACGTCGTCCCGCTTCTGGTGCGGCTGGCCCCACTGGATGCGCCGCTTGTTGCGCCGGGACTCGGGGGCGACGTACGCCTCGATGCCGATGATCGGCGTGATCCCGGCCTTCTGGGCGGTGTGGAAGAAGTCGTAGGCCCCGTGGAGGTTGCCGTGGTCGGACATGGCGATGTGCGTCATGCCCATCTCGTTGCACGCGTTGAACATGTCCTTCAGCCGCGCGGCACCGTCCAGCAGCGAGTACTGGGTGTGGACGTGCAGGTGCGTGAACGGCGGCTTGGTCACGGTGGGAGTCCTCCGGGGGGAGAGAGGGGCGGCAGCTCTGAATCCTACGTCTCCCGGGTGACACATCCGGGGCACCGACCGGTACCTTCATCCGTTGCAGAGCCAGAGGGGAAGGACACCCGTCCGAGCCCCTCCGGATCAGATACGTGATCGGCAAGCGATCCACCCCGCACCACCAGGAGGCACCGGCCATGGCGGTTCCCGAGACGACCGACGAGCAGCGCGCCGAGCAGATACTCGACGTCTTCGACACCGCGTTCGGTGAGCTCCTCGCCGCCGACCCCGCTGCCTTCCAGGTCAAATTCCGGAAGATGGCGGCCTCCGCCTTCGCCTTCTACCGGGGCACGGCCTGCCTCTTCTACGCGGACCTGGAGCGCGACCGCCACGGCGGCCCGTACCTGGACGAGCGCACCGGCCGGGTGTGGATCCACGGCGATCTCCACGCGGAGAACTTCGGCACGTACATGGACTCGAACGGCCGCCTCGTCTTCAACGTCAACGACTTCGACGAGGCCTACGTCGGCCCCTTCACCTGGGACCTCAAGCGGTTCGCCGCCTCCGTCGCCCTGATCGGCTACACCAAGGCGTTCAGCGACGACCAGATCAGCGAGCTGGTGCGGGTCTACGCGGGCGCCTACCGGGAGCGGATCCACCACCTGGCCGCCGGGTCCAAGGACTACGACACGGCGGACCTGTCCTCCTTCACCCTCGACACGGCCGAGGGCCCGCTGCTGGACGCGCTGCGCTCGGCCCGCGCCCGCACCCGCTTCTCGCTCCTGGACTCGATGACGGAGATCCGCGACTTCGAGCGCCGCTTCACCCCGGGCCCCGGCACCATCGAACTGGACGCGGCCACCCGCTACAAGGTGCTCGCCGCCTTCGACGGGTACCTGGAGACCCTGCCCGACGAGTCCCTCGTACGGCCCGACTCCTACCGGGTCAAGGACGTCGTGGGCCGCCGTGGCGTCGGCATCGGCTCGGCCGGCCTGCCCTCGTACAACATCCTGCTGGAGGGGCACAGCGACGCCCTGGAGAACGACGTCGTGATCTACCTCAAGCAGGCGCAGACCCCGGCGGTCTCCCGGCACATCACCGACCGGGCGGTGCGGGAGTACTTCCAGCACGAGGGGCACCGCACGGTGATCTCCCAGCGGGCGCTCCAGGCGCATGCCGACCCGTGGCTGGGCTGGACCGAGCTGGACGGCTCGGGTCAGCTGGTGGC from Streptomyces sp. NBC_00190 harbors:
- a CDS encoding DUF2252 domain-containing protein gives rise to the protein MAVPETTDEQRAEQILDVFDTAFGELLAADPAAFQVKFRKMAASAFAFYRGTACLFYADLERDRHGGPYLDERTGRVWIHGDLHAENFGTYMDSNGRLVFNVNDFDEAYVGPFTWDLKRFAASVALIGYTKAFSDDQISELVRVYAGAYRERIHHLAAGSKDYDTADLSSFTLDTAEGPLLDALRSARARTRFSLLDSMTEIRDFERRFTPGPGTIELDAATRYKVLAAFDGYLETLPDESLVRPDSYRVKDVVGRRGVGIGSAGLPSYNILLEGHSDALENDVVIYLKQAQTPAVSRHITDRAVREYFQHEGHRTVISQRALQAHADPWLGWTELDGSGQLVAEVSPYAVDLDWSDLDDPEEIAAVVADLGRATATMHSAADEAESGHSLVPFSTERAIDAAIAADEEGFARLLVDFAHAYGARARADHQIFVDLFRNGRLTP